The genomic window TCCTTGTATTACtactttattgattaatgatatgaattgaatttctttcggtaaaaaaaaaaaagttcaacGAGTACATACCAAGAGACCGATATacaataataatatttgtttttttggtTACACACATAAGTAATACCTCTTTCCTTAATCTTTGGTTTTTAAGCATGTATTAAATGAATTTTACCTCTCCTTAATGCATTAAGAGTAAAAATGTCTCCTTAATGGTTTTTCAGCATGGATTCAACAGTATTGTCCACTGTCCACGGATAAATAAATGAGAAATGTCATACAAAGAGCAGTGCTACAGCTACTTCCACCAAACCATTTCAAAAATCCAgaaaacttttaaaatatttctataaaaaaaaggtAAATTCATTCTCTAATTTACAAGGGCGGCAAGCAAAACCTCTGCAAGTaggaaaataaaaaatcattatgAGTTCAGTATGACTTCCCACAGTGAATCAAGCTTCCAGCACCCAAGAATATACCAAAAATAGCAGCACTTCCAAGTGTAGTTTGTCCAATATGCCTAATTTTCAAAAGTCCAGGTACCTGCATCTCAATGAATCAATTGATTTAAATGCTGCAACATATAATCTCTGACAGAATTAAAACATTTTGACATCTAACATTACATTACATGACATGACTCAGTATCAATTTAAACTATTTATGGTGTTTTTTTTTACAGTGCCGGTAAATATTATCTCTTATTTTTGGCCGAGGTGGATAAGTGCTGTGGTCAATTGCGGACAAGATTTTGCAAATCCATAACTAAGAGATTACAGTCACGGCAGCACTGTGATTTTATTGAAGCCCAAAATGTagtttttacaaataaaaaacaGTGACATGCCGATATTATGCCAAATTCACATCCAATACAAACATGCAGTAAGAAAATCAATAGTAAGTTCTCAACCACAAATCCATATATAGTTACTTATATGCTTGTTTATAACAGACCATTCCATATGGGGATTGATGGCTtttcaatataaaatattattatgagCAAATCGATCACAGAGGCATAGTAAACCAGATAATGGAACTCAAAGTCCACGGATAGATTGTCAGAACAAACTAAGGGGGACTTGTCTATGAATAGAAAATGAACAAGTTTTGAACTGCTAAAACTGTTGTTTTACATACATAGAGAAATAACAAGAAATTTTCAGTATCTGGTTGCTATAGAAAGACTTAAATATTTCTAACATAATACATTCATTTTGTTTACTTCCAATGCATAAAATTCAAAATGTTACAGAATCTACATTCATGTTAGATCAATAAACTTCCCTTTAGCACCGATACCTCTGAAAAAAGACATGTCTGTGTTAACACGACACAGACACTTGTGAcgttcaatttattaattttttcaaagTATTGCCGGTGTTGACATGTCAGTGTCGTGTCTGGTGTCCATGCTTCATAGATAATCTTTGACACCACTACTTCAAGTCTCTAACCAATGTTGCCAATCATGAGTATAGAAAATACCAGTTTGTTCCAATTCCGCTGCATTACAATGCCATAGCCATTATTCGACAACACTAGAGTATTGTGAAAAAATAACAATTTGTTCACATTCTGTTGCACTATAGCCGCTATTTGACAACAACCACGGGTTCAAAAATCTAACTAGAGAACAAATCTATGATGAGTTCATGAATTAATAACCCCAAAGTTTGTCTAGTAAGTGACACTGCAACTAGATTCTTGCACCGTCTCTGTAGAAACAAAGCACTGCACTTGCAACTTATATTTTGTAGATAAgagtatttcatttttttattttccatttgttaTATCTTACTATGAGCTGTTGTTTTTCCATGTTAATCTATGAGGCACGGACACTAGAAACACGACACTGACACATCAAcaccgataataatttgaaaaaatggaTAAATTAAATGAAATCACAAATGTCAATATCGGTTTCGGTCACCAACAGTGACAAATGCACCTTTTTTAGGAGCACTCAATGTATAGATACTTACAAAATTTTACAATATTATACAAAAGCCATTAATTTGTTTAAACAATCTCATTATTGAAGtttaaattaaaagaaatcaCAAGTAACGGTGTCGGTTTCAGATACCGACACTGACACATATGCACCTTTCTTCAGGTGTGTCGGTACTACATAAATGTTAACCAAATCCAACAATAAAACATACTACTAGTTTTTCCTCAAATCACTTAATTTATAGATACTTACAAAATTTCACAATATATTCTACAAAAGCCATTAATTTGTTTATACAATCACATTATTGAAGTTTAAAACAAGAACATATGACATACCTTATATCTAACAGCCTCATATGTTCCATAAACAGCACCTGGAAATACACCAATATATTAGGTTATTACAATGCAGCAGTTTTGgatttaaaattataaacaagaaattgaaattaaaaaaaataaaagggtttTCTAAAATCAAATAAACCCTAACTCAATTTACAAAGTGTGGACAATTTCAATATAAACCCTATTGATTCCATTTGAATAACAGCATCATTATATAGCAGTTAGAACTTGAAATACAATAATTGATATCGCAAAATGCAGTtagaatcaaataataataagaaagaccctaaaatcaaataataaaatgattataaAAGGAGTGGGTAACTGACCGACGGCACCGCCAACAGCGCCTCCCACGGCAGCACCGGCTGCGACACGAGCGAGGCAACTGTCTCTGGCCATTGCGAATTTGTGTGTCGTTCGGTTTGGAGAAAACTCTGAAACtaaactagtttttttttttctttttaaataccaAACTCAGTTTTAAACTTTAGTTCAATAAATTTTCTGCTACCCACTTTTaatatctctctttttttttttttttaaataagtttgGGTTGTATATTTGATATAAGAATAATTGTTAGGTATTCAATCATTACGGGTCAgtttgttttagctttaaaaaaattataatatctataatataagaaaattaatggttgtggaaaagtctaaaatacccttatttgattttttgccaccacattaaaattgtggttttttggtctttgtaccataaagttcttaattttattattaaaataatacaactcttatattttatcaaacttatcaaatctctctctattctctattttttctctttcatcactttctcacttctttcttccaaaaaaaaaactatcaatctctaatctataatataagaaaattaatggttgtggaaaagtctaaaatacccttatttgattttttgccaccacattaaaattgtggttttttggcctttgtaccataaagttcttaattttattttaaattaatacaactcttatattttatcaaacttatcaaatctctctctattctctatttttctctctttcatcactttctcatttctttcttccaaaaaaaaatctatcaatctataatataagaaaactaatggttgtggaaaagtccaaaatacccttatttgattttttgccaccacattaaaattgtggttttttggtctttgtaccataatgttcttatttttattattaaaataatacaactcttatattttatcaaacttatcaaatctctctctattctctatttttttctctttcatcactttctcacttattttttccaaaaaaaaaaaactatcaatctataatataagaaaattaatggttgtgcaaaagtcaaaaatacccttatttgattttttgccaccacattaaaattgtggttttttggtctttgtaccataaagttcttaattttattattaaaataatacaactcttatattttatcaaacttatcaaatctttctctattctctattttttctctttcatcactttctcacttctttcttccaaaaaaaaaactatcaatctctaatctataatataagaaaattaatggttgtggaaaagtctaaaatacccttatttgattttttgccaccacattaaaattgtggttttttggtctttgtatcataaagttcttaattttattattaaaataatacaactattatattttatcaaacttatcaaatctctctctattctctattttttctctttcatcactttctcacttctttcttccaaaaaaaaactatcaatctctaatctataatataagaaaattaatggttgtggaaaagtctaaaatatccttatttgattttttgtcaccacattaaaattgtggttttttggtctttgtaccataaagttcttaattttatcaaacttatcaaatctctctctattctctatttttttctctttcatcactttctcacatcttttttccaaaaaaaaatctatcaatctataatataatctataatataagaaaattaatggttgtggaaaagtctaaaatacccttatttgattttttgccaccacattaaaattgtggttttttggtctttgtaccataaaggtcttaattttattattaaaataatacaactcttatattttatcaaacttatcaaatctttctctattctctattttttttctctttcatcaattcctcacttctttcttccaaaaaaaaaactatcaatctctaatctataatataagaaaattaatggttgtggaaaagtctaaaatacccttatttgattttttgtcaccacattaaaattgtggttttttggtctttgtaccataaagttcttaattttattattaaaataatacaactcttatattttatcaaacttatcaaatctctctctattctctatttttttctctttcatcaatttctcacttctttcttctaataaaaaaactatcaatctctaatctataatataagaaaattaatggttgtgaaaaagtctaaaatacccttattcgaTTTTtggccaccacattaaaattgtggttttttggtctttgtaccataaagttcttaattttattattaaaataatacaactcttatattttatcaaacttatcaaatctctctctattctctattttttttctctttcatcactttctcacttctttcttccaaaaaaaatctatcaatctataatataagaaaattaatggttgtagaAATgttcaaaatacccttattttattatttaccaccacattaaaattgtggttttttggtctttgtaccataaagttcttaattttattattaaaataatacaactcttatatattatcaaacttatcaaatatctctctattctctatttttttttctctttcatcactttctcacttctttattccaaaaaaattctATCATTCTAtagtataagaaaattaatggttgtggaaaagtctaaaatatctttatttgattttttgccaccacattaaaattgtggttttttgtctttgtaccataaagttattaattttattattaaaataataaaactctTATATtcgatcaaacttatcaaatctctctctattctctattttttttctctttcatcactttctcacttctttcttccaaaaaaaatctatcaatctataaaataagaaaattaattgttgtggaaaagtccaaaatacccttatttgattttttgccaccacattaaaattgtggtttttttgtctttgtaccataaagttcttaattttattattaaaataatacaacttttatattttatcaaacttatcaaatctctctctattctctattttttttctctttcatcactttctcatttctttcttccaaaaaaaatctatcaatctataatataagaaaattaatggttgtagaaaagtccaaaatacccttatttttgttaatgatacctaaacaaaaatgaagtctgtatacgggaaaaaatctattattgacctaaatatttttatatacgagaaattgtatttatgatcaaatatttttgataaaaaatggtatacgggaaaaaatatattattgatctaaatattttaatatacgaaaaatatcttattgatctaaatatttttttttttaaaatggtatacgggaaaaaatttattattgatctaaataatcttatatacgaaatttactattgatccaaatatttttgtgaatgatacctaaacaaaaatgaattctatacgggaaaaaaatctattattgatttaaatatttttatatac from Vicia villosa cultivar HV-30 ecotype Madison, WI unplaced genomic scaffold, Vvil1.0 ctg.000141F_1_1_1, whole genome shotgun sequence includes these protein-coding regions:
- the LOC131624575 gene encoding uncharacterized protein LOC131624575 translates to MARDSCLARVAAGAAVGGAVGGAVGAVYGTYEAVRYKVPGLLKIRHIGQTTLGSAAIFGIFLGAGSLIHCGKSY